The following are encoded in a window of Apis mellifera strain DH4 linkage group LG10, Amel_HAv3.1, whole genome shotgun sequence genomic DNA:
- the LOC552353 gene encoding DNA-directed RNA polymerase III subunit RPC4, translating to MASDKSGNTSNSLPLNVKIKVEPGTSMPVPIKNIKTEPGLSSTTRLTSFRLPRDLTLGGNIKTEKPKKVYTPNLNVQRTKKKEDAVQNDAPKSSRSKDYIKGRGRGNTDRGSDRGRGRGSNNLIQSSGIWSTGITSTAGKRYSSGSRDSDRSSQVYLEKPKLDLNRSFNKAEEEEKIKLLLRDDFIDDGESINLSNAPVVLPMIKEVKPCKQEIKIKKEVIEEEIDRKPIILENGEVLSPKKESKCKISKSDKDIKDEFLDSIPKIINNKIHSYILMQFPDCLPGLVSSAEDTKPNRSNYEKEDENKSETEFCTLNSLKPGILGKLQILKSGKARLLLGENNLIVDVGSHLSFRQDLIATKVDTENLNGDLINLGPVNSTLICSPDWESMLAKL from the exons ATGGCTTCTGATAAATCTGGAAATACAAGTAATTCACTtccattaaatgttaaaataaaggTAGAACCTGGAACATCAATGCCTGtacctataaaaaatattaaaacggaACCTGGTTTATCAAGTACAACTAGATTAACTTCTTTTCGTTTACCAAGAGATTTAACTTTGGGAGGTAATATTAAGACTGAGAAACCCAAGAAAGTATATACACCAAATTTGAATGTTCAGAgaacaaagaaaaagga agATGCAGTACAAAATGATGCTCCAAAATCAAGTAGAAGTAAAGACTATATTAAAGGACGAGGTAGAGGGAATACTGATAGAGGATCTGATAGAGGACGTGGAAGAGGATCtaacaatttaattcaa tCTAGTGGTATCTGGTCTACTGGAATAACAAGTACTGCAGGCAAACGTTACAGTAGTGGATCTAGAGATAGTGATAGAAGTTCTCAAGTATATCTTGAAAAACCAAAATTAGATTTGAATCGTAGTTTTAATAAagctgaagaagaagaaaagataaagtTATTATTGAGAGATGATTTTATTGATGACGGAGAATCTATAAATCTTAGTAATGCTCCTGTTGTATTACCAATGATAAAAGaag taAAACCAtgtaaacaagaaataaaaattaaaaaagaagtaatagaagaagaaatagacaGAAAAccgattattttagaaaatggagagg TATTATCACCAAAGAAGGAatctaaatgtaaaatatccaaatctgataaagatataaaagatgaatttttagatagcattcctaaaattattaataataaaattcattcttatATCTTAATGCAg TTTCCAGACTGTTTGCCAGGTTTAGTAAGCAGTGCAGAAGACACTAAACCAAATCGTTCAAATTACGAAAAAgaggatgaaaataaatcggaAACGGAATTTTGTActttaaatagtttaaaaccTGGTATTTTAGGTAAATTACAAATCCTAAAATCGGGTAAAGCACGTTTATTATtgggagaaaataatttaatcgtggATGTAGGATCACATCTTAGTTTTCGACAa GATCTCATTGCAACAAAAGTGGATACTGAAAATTTAAACggcgatttaattaatttaggaCCAGTAAATAGTACGCTTATATGTTCTCCTGATTGGGAATCAATGTTGgccaaattataa